A window of the Loxodonta africana isolate mLoxAfr1 chromosome 3, mLoxAfr1.hap2, whole genome shotgun sequence genome harbors these coding sequences:
- the LOC100656980 gene encoding olfactory receptor 10X1-like, whose translation MQINQTRVKEFILIGFSLYPDVQILLFVIFFCLYFLTILGNLTIMGLTWVDRALHTPMYIFLSSLSFSETCYTLGIIPKMLADLLAKNRTISVIGCGLQMYFFLGLGGTNCIILTVMGYDRFLAICNRLRYPLLMTHILCGELVASAWAGGFFVSLIETALIFRDFFCSPNLVKHFFCHMRAVVRLSCLDSNLTEFMVTLISVLGLLGTFLFITLTYVFILSTVLRIPSAEGKQKAFSTCVSHLTVVIIHFGFASIVYLKPEGSWGDDTLIAVPYTVITPFLGPLIFSLRNKDMKNAFRKVVGKIIT comes from the coding sequence ATGCAAATCAACCAGACAAGAGTGAAGGAATTCATCCTCATTGGCTTTTCTCTTTACCCAGATGTACAGATATTACTATTTGTCATCTTCTTTTGCCTCTACTTTCTCACCATCCTGGGTAATCTGACCATCATGGGTCTAACCTGGGTGGACAGAGCCCTCCACACCCCTATGTACATCTTCCTGagttcactctccttttctgagacTTGCTACACGTTGGGCATCATCCCCAAAATGCTGGCAGATCTACTGGCCAAGAACAGAACCATCTCGGTCATAGGTTGTGGCTTACAGATGTATTTCTTCTTAGGACTTGGGGGCACTAACTGCATCATACTCACTGTAATGGGGTATGATCGCTTTCTGGCCATCTGCAACCGTCTCAGGTATCCACTGCTTATGACCCACATCCTATGTGGGGAACTTGTGGCCTCTGCTTGGGCTGGAGGCTTCTTTGTATCTCTGATAGAGACAGCATTGATATTCAGAGACTTTTTCTGCAGTCCCAACCTTGTCAAACACTTCTTCTGCCATATGCGTGCAGTGGTGAGATTGTCCTGCTTAGACAGCAACCTCACAGAATTTATGGTAACATTGATCTCAGTATTGGGTTTGCTGGGTACTTTCCTATTCATTACCCTCACTTATGTCTTCATACTTTCCACTGTCCTAAGGATCCCTTCAGCTGAGGGCAAGCAAAAGGCATTTTCCACCTGTGTCTCCCACCTCACAGTGGTGATAATCCATTTTGGTTTTGCATCTATTGTTTACTTGAAGCCAGAGGGTTCGTGGGGAGATGACACACTCATAGCTGTCCCTTACACTGTTATTACTCCTTTCCTCGGCCCCCTCATTTTCAGCCTCAGGAATAAGGACATGAAGAATGCTTTTAGAAAGGTGGTGGGAAAGATAATAACCTAG